The following coding sequences lie in one Schistocerca serialis cubense isolate TAMUIC-IGC-003099 chromosome 12, iqSchSeri2.2, whole genome shotgun sequence genomic window:
- the LOC126427982 gene encoding uncharacterized protein LOC126427982 has translation MDEIDTELLITLVEVRPVLWDKTLDAYRDRIATKNAWREVCVALKQDFDEMEDKDKNAFGIEVIRRWTNLRDSFVKSNIKIQAAKKSGSAAKKMKKYVYSDQLQFLKKLYDARETEDSFQSERTARLEEDIETQGSVENTENVSGPFDTAPTQQTSKSECHTNRKHRKPDAIEMKILRALEEDKPCSKMSFLLSLKPHLEKFDEQDYLQFQMGVLKVIENIYERRNILTAQPPPFTHYTPPMPYNNRFQAYSYSPMENAAPISSYHTHQIRPPPAAPNPTTFLEQPLQTSQGRSSYQRINKVPPPYPSPSTSSHEGPPSTTQFYNVFAESLSPQSDSTVSPATNSLVSTADIDIDFSTS, from the exons atggatgaaattgatactgaacttttgataaccttggtggaagtaagacctgttctgtgggacaaaactctagatgcgtatagagatcgtattgctacaaagaatgcttggcgggaagtttgcgtagcactgaagcaagattttgatgagatggaagacaaagataaaaatgcgtttg gtatagaagtaatacggaggtggaccaatctacgagactcctttgtgaagtcaaacataaaaattcaagctgcgaaaaaaagtggctcagcagcaaagaaaatgaaaaagtatgtatattctgatcagctgcagtttctaaaaaagctgtatgatgctcgagagacggaggacagttttcaatcggaacgcaccgccagactggaagaagatatagaaacgcagggctccgtcgaaaatactgagaatgtttctgggccatttgatacagcacccacacaacaaacatccaaaagcgagtgccatacaaacagaaaacatagaaaacctgatgcaatcgaaatgaaaatattacgagctctggaagaagacaaaccttgcagcaaaatgtcatttttacttagtctgaagcctcatctggaaaaatttgatgaacaggattatcttcagtttcagatgggagtcctcaaagttatagaaaatatatatgaaaggagaaatatattgacagctcaacctcctccatttacccattacacacctcccatgccctataataatagatttcaagcttattcttattcacctatggaaaatgctgctccaatatcctcttaccatacgcatcagattcgtcctcctccagctgcaccaaacccaactacttttctcgaacaaccattacagacttctcaaggtcgcagttcttatcaacgaattaataaagtgccaccaccatacccttcgccttccacaagtagccatgaaggcccaccatcaacaacgcagttctacaacgtttttgcagagagcctgtcgccacaaagtgacagtacagtcagtcctgctacaaactctttggtttcaactgctgatattgatattgacttttctacttcataa